A genomic window from Salvia miltiorrhiza cultivar Shanhuang (shh) chromosome 5, IMPLAD_Smil_shh, whole genome shotgun sequence includes:
- the LOC130985507 gene encoding uncharacterized protein LOC130985507, with protein MARVSKNHRILTCDGRESEFSAETTINLSDDTVFQFLSEECEGLSSIFDDDADDVEKENQNDNEIRGAEDDNFWETQHQLLQSTICRTSSLESRIRNISKEALKEAEQSGGVCECGRPADGCRKCLMAEMCRRLQNAGFNSAICKSKWKSSPDIPSGEHTFLDVIEGSNPKKEVRVIIELNFRGQFEMARANEEYNKLVKKLPEIFVGKMERLLAVLKIVCGAAKRCMKEKKMHMAPWRKHRYMQAKWLRTCERLSSTQTFSSGYSGRPARPGKSLLTVDLMMENLHRPVVAVV; from the exons ATGGCCAGAGTTTCTAAAAACCACAGGATTTTGACGTGCGACGGCCGGGAATCTGAGTTTTCCGCCGAAACGACTATCAATTTATCCGACGACACCGTCTTCCAGTTCCTCAGCGAAGAATGCGAAGGCTTGAGTAGCATATTCGACGATGATGCAGACGACGTtgagaaagaaaatcaaaatGATAATGAAATTCGAGGCGCAGAAGACGACAATTTTTGGGAAACTCAACATCAATTATTGCAA TCTACGATATGCAGAACGAGTTCTTTGGAATCTAGAATCCGAAATATCAGCAAAGAAGCACTAAAAGAAGCAGAACAGTCCGGCGGCGTTTGCGAATGCGGCAGACCTGCCGACGGTTGCCGGAAATGCCTAATGGCGGAGATGTGCCGCCGCCTCCAGAATGCGGGGTTTAATAGTGCAATTTGCAAGTCCAAGTGGAAGAGCTCGCCCGATATTCCTTCAG GGGAACACACGTTCTTGGATGTAATCGAGGGGTCGAATCCGAAGAAAGAAGTTCGGGTGATCATCGAGTTGAATTTCCGAGGGCAATTCGAGATGGCGCGAGCAAACGAAGAGTACAACAAATTAGTGAAGAAGCTGCCGGAGATATTCGTGGGGAAGATGGAGAGGCTGCTGGCCGTGCTAAAGATCGTGTGCGGAGCCGCCAAGAGGTGCATGAAGGAGAAGAAGATGCACATGGCGCCGTGGAGAAAGCATCGCTACATGCAAGCTAAGTGGCTCAGAACTTGCGAGCGCTTGTCGTCCACGCAAACATTCTCCTCGGGCTACTCCGGCCGCCCCGCCCGCCCCGGGAAATCCTTGCTCACCGTCGACTTGATGATGGAGAATCTGCATAGACCCGTTGTTGCAGTCGTATGA
- the LOC130985508 gene encoding L-type lectin-domain containing receptor kinase VII.1-like: MKKRRYDLLPLLLATFTAAASAVDFLFNGFDPSQVSLYGNATIESRILTLTNDTNYNIGRALYPSKIPTKLPNSSLPLPFHTSFIFAMAPYAGKLPGHGIVFLFSPHVGIDGSSSAQHLGLFNFTNNGDSNNHVFGVEFDVFKNEEFQDINDNHVGVDVDSLISVQSHEAGYWPQDSNSFKSSPLNNGKNYQVWIDYVDGSVNVTMAPVGIKRPNTPLLSVPLNLSGVLEDEMYVGFTASTGALVESHKILSWSFSNTNSLLSESLITTGLPNFELPKTPFHETRGFKAGLAAGVSSTLIVCCVVGFLLVKRNREIKRRRAEMEDWELEYWPHRISYQEIESATNNFSEANVIGIGGNGKVYKGALPGGAEIAVKRISLDSGEGIRAFLAEISTLGRLKHRNLVGLRGWCKKEKGSLIVVYEYMENGSLDKLVFECDEEKQLSFQERIRILKQVASGLLYLHHGWEAKVLHRDIKSSNVLLDKEMNARLGDFGLARMHDHDKVAGTTRVVGTVGYLAPEVVTSGRASTQTDVFGYGVLVLEVMCGRRPVREGEPPLLDWAWELLGRGELVKAAALRGGGDEEEEEEEVERVLHLGLLCAHPDPKARPSMRQVVKFFEGKSEVNESEMEEDMEMHLLEKMKNNELWSMYPNIFTSGSTLSHPTYEDIRKGFSNTTGSLSWSTTIVEAR, from the coding sequence ATGAAGAAACGCCGCTACGACCTTCTTCCCCTGCTACTGGCAACATTCACCGCGGCCGCTTCCGCCGTTGATTTCCTCTTCAACGGCTTCGATCCATCCCAAGTTTCCCTCTACGGCAACGCCACCATCGAATCCCGCATCCTCACACTCACCAACGACACCAATTACAACATCGGACGCGCGCTCTACCCCTCCAAAATCCCCACCAAGCTCCCCAATTCCTCCCTCCCTCTCCCCTTCCACACCTCCTTCATCTTCGCCATGGCGCCCTACGCCGGCAAGCTGCCCGGCCACGGCATAGTCTTCCTCTTCTCGCCGCACGTCGGGATCGACGGCTCCAGCTCCGCTCAGCACCTCGGCCTCTTCAATTTCACCAACAACGGCGACTCTAACAATCACGTCTTCGGCGTCGAGTTCGATGTCTTCAAGAATGAAGAGTTCCAAGATATCAATGACAATCACGTCGGCGTTGACGTCGATTCGCTCATCTCCGTGCAGTCCCACGAAGCTGGCTATTGGCCCCAAGACTCGAATTCGTTCAAGAGCTCGCCTCTTAACAACGGCAAGAATTACCAAGTCTGGATTGATTACGTTGACGGAAGCGTCAACGTAACCATGGCACCGGTCGGAATTAAAAGGCCTAACACACCGTTGCTCAGTGTTCCTCTCAATCTTTCCGGAGTTTTGGAGGATGAAATGTATGTGGGATTCACCGCATCTACCGGAGCTCTGGTTGAAAGCCACAAGATTCTATCTTGGAGTTTCAGCAACACCAATTCTTTGCTCAGTGAGAGTCTGATCACAACGGGTTTGCCAAATTTCGAGCTTCCGAAAACCCCATTTCATGAAACCAGAGGTTTCAAAGCAGGTTTGGCAGCGGGGGTGTCATCTACCTTGATCGTTTGCTGCGTTGTTGGTTTCTTGTTAGTTAAAAGGAACAGAGAGATAAAGAGGAGAAGAGCAGAAATGGAAGATTGGGAATTGGAGTATTGGCCCCACAGAATAAGTTACCAAGAAATCGAATCAGCAACCAACAATTTCTCAGAAGCAAACGTGATCGGCATCGGTGGAAACGGGAAAGTCTACAAAGGCGCATTGCCCGGCGGCGCAGAGATCGCGGTGAAGCGCATCTCCCTCGACAGCGGCGAAGGAATCCGAGCGTTCCTCGCAGAAATCTCGACGCTGGGACGCCTCAAACATAGGAATTTGGTGGGATTGCGAGGGTGGTGCAAGAAGGAAAAGGGCAGCCTCATTGTCGTGTACGAGTATATGGAAAATGGGAGTCTTGATAAACTGGTGTTTGAATGTGATGAGGAAAAGCAACTGAGTTTTCAAGAAAGGATAAGAATTCTAAAGCAAGTTGCTTCAGGTTTGCTATACTTGCATCACGGCTGGGAGGCCAAGGTTCTGCACAGAGACATCAAGTCCAGCAACGTGCTGCTTGATAAAGAAATGAACGCGAGATTAGGCGATTTCGGGCTGGCCCGGATGCACGACCACGACAAGGTGGCCGGGACGACGCGCGTGGTGGGGACGGTGGGCTACTTGGCGCCCGAGGTGGTGACGAGCGGCAGAGCATCCACTCAGACCGACGTGTTCGGGTATGGGGTGCTGGTGTTGGAGGTAATGTGTGGGAGAAGGCCGGTTCGAGAAGGGGAGCCGCCGCTGCTGGATTGGGCGTGGGAGCTCTTGGGGAGGGGGGAGTTGGTCAAGGCGGCGGCATTGAGGGGTGGAGGGGatgaggaagaggaggaggaggaggtggaGAGAGTGCTTCATTTGGGGCTGCTGTGCGCGCATCCGGACCCCAAGGCTAGGCCGAGCATGAGGCAGGTGGTGAAGTTTTTTGAAGGCAAGAGTGAGGTGAATGAATCGGAGATGGAGGAGGATATGGAGATGCACCTATTGGAGAAGATGAAGAACAATGAGTTATGGTCCATGTATCCTAATATTTTCACTAGTGGCTCTACTTTATCACACCCAACCTATGAGGACATCAGGAAGGGCTTCTCCAATACTACTGGCTCACTCTCTTGGTCCACTACTATTGTGGAGGCTAGGTGA